One part of the Xiphophorus maculatus strain JP 163 A chromosome 1, X_maculatus-5.0-male, whole genome shotgun sequence genome encodes these proteins:
- the znf512b gene encoding zinc finger protein 512B isoform X3 produces MGTSSKGGLMCDDQADGKRKGRPKTDGQELRSIPAHLIIQWKEEFKRRSRVKCPCTGCWLEFPSIYGVKYHYQRCQGPTVAEKLSHGCPYCEAAFATKVRLEKHKLWNHPERVSKDAKEQQLLKIPVKSNIKKRPMENSPPSPVFFKVKKTYEVSAPSQNGELTHLKSERKVHSQIPASQQIHPSSHTVQSQSQSQSTSSDAGGSESEGGSLPSSYPDEDPERMRHRRKQKTPKKFTGEQPSISGTFGLKGMTKVEEKLKAGRVKRPEGCGFSDEPQRRPSSAQSSKKEPVTASSGGVSDTQWQRTISERGEVVCPTCSIVTRKTIHGLKKHMEICQKLQDALKCQQCQKQFRSKAGLNYHTMAEHSTKPSGSEGQTGNEHEERERLRRVLKQMGRIKCPTEGCSAHFSSLMGYQYHQQRCGREFSDDERPVFLCQHCGKSYRSKAGRDYHIRTEHPPTITTVTTATNANNYKNNITDTNNNTGKERGISEDSPLVGKKKEQNLLERKDWPEKIPTSQPKERDLEKEEERKQSKEKAAQIKNQGEDFERTPSGRVRRQSAQVAVFHLQEIAEDELAKDWGTKRRIKDDLVPDSKRLNYTRPGLPNFSPELLETWKNQVKEKGFICCTNANCEAVYSSVSGLKAHLANCSQGGGEMGKYTCLICQKEFSSESGVKYHISKTHSQNWFRASTSQVVSGSKSKGLENNGFKAEVRNGATSGKKRGRKPKERPLMDESLQTKTDALTTAQNSPPAMTPPSCSAQSPALIPDQTDSDDPGQERQIPPSASRRNKTKKIFLSE; encoded by the exons ATGGGGACGTCTTCGAAAGGAG GTTTAATGTGTGACGACCAAGCAGATGGGAAGAGAAAAGGTCGGCCTAAGACTGACGGTCAGGAGCTTAGGAGCATTCCT GCCCATTTGATAATACAATGGAAGGAAGAGTTCAAGCGCCGCTCCAGGGTTAAATGTCCATGTACAGGCTGTTGGCTAGAATTTCCCAGCATCTATGGCGTTAAATACCACTATCAACGCTGCCAAGGA CCCACTGTAGCTGAGAAGCTGAGTCACGGCTGTCCCTACTGTGAGGCAGCTTTTGCCACAAAAGTACGGCTGGAGAAGCACAAACTGTGGAACCACCCAGAGAGAGTTAGCAAGGACGCCAAGGAACAGCAGCTTCTTAAGATTCCTGTCAAATCCAACATCAAGAAAAG GCCTATGGAGAACAGTCCGCCATCGCCGGTGTTCTTTAAGGTGAAAAAAACGTATGAGGTTTCCGCACCGTCTCAGAATGGAGAACTAACCCACCTCAAGAGTGAGAGGAAAGTACACAGTCAGATCCCGGCTTCACAGCAGATTCACCCATCGTCGCACACAGTTCAGTCTCAGTCGCAGTCACAAAGCACATCATCCGACGCAGGAGGGAGTGAAAGTGAAGGCGGGAGTCTTCCCTCCTCTTACCCCGACGAAGATCCAGAGCGAATGAGGCACA GACGGAAGCAAAAAACTCCCAAGAAATTCACCGGAGAACAGCCGTCAATATCCGGGACATTTGGGCTGAAAG GCATGACTAAGGTCGAGGAGAAGCTGAAGGCAGGTCGTGTGAAGAGACCAGAGGGCTGTGGGTTCAGCGATGAGCCTCAGAGAAGACCCTCATCTGCTCAGTCCTCCAAGAAAGAGCCAGTGACAGCAAGCTCGG GTGGTGTTTCTGACACTCAGTGGCAGCGAACAATCTCGGAGCGAGGTGAAGTGGTGTGCCCGACTTGCTCCATTGTCACCAGGAAAACAATCCATGGTCTGAAGAAACACATGGAGATCTGCCAGAAG CTCCAGGATGCCCTAAAGTGCCAGCAGTGCCAGAAACAGTTCCGGTCCAAAGCTGGTCTAAACTACCACACCATGGCAGAACACAGCACCAAG CCCTCAGGGAGCGAAGGCCAGACGGGCAACGAGCACGAAGAGAGAGAACGGCTGCGGCGAGTGCTCAAACAGATGGGACGAATCAAGTGTCCTACTGAG GGTTGTTCAGCCCACTTTTCCAGTCTGATGGGCTACCAGTATCACCAGCAGCGTTGTGGAAGAGAGTTTTCTGATGATGAGAGGCCTGTGTTTCTGTGCCAGCACTGTGGGAAGAGCTACCGCTCCAAGGCAGGCAGAGACTACCACATACGCACTGAGCACCCGCCGACCATCACCACCGTCACGACAGCGACAAATGCCAATAACTACAAGAACAACATCACTGACACCAACAACAATACAGGCAAGGAAAGG gGGATCTCTGAAGATTCTCCGTTAGTagggaagaaaaaagagcaaaacttGCTCGAGAGGAAAGACTGGCCGGAGAAAATCCCAACCAGCCAGCCTAAAGAGAGAGACTTGgaaaaggaagaggagagaaaacaaagcaaagagaaaGCAGCACAAATTAAGAATCAGGGGGAGGACTTTGAAAGGACACCCAGCGGCCGAGTGAGGCGGCAGTCTGCTCAGGTGGCCGTGTTCCACCTGCAGGAGATAGCAGAGGATGAGCTGGCCAAAGACTGGGGCACCAAGCGACGCATCAAGGACGACCTGGTGCCTGACAGCAAAAGG TTGAACTACACTCGTCCTGGCCTCCCCAACTTCAGCCCAGAGCTACTGGAGACCTGGAAGAACCAAGTGAAGGAGAAGGGCTTCATTTGCTGCACAAATGCT AATTGTGAAGCTGTATATTCCAGCGTCTCTGGGCTGAAGGCACACCTTGCCAACTGCAGCCAG ggTGGTGGTGAAATGGGAAAGTACACCTGTCTGATCTGTCAGAAGGAGTTTAGCTCAGAGAGCGGTGTTAAATATCATATTAGTAAGACACACTCACAG AACTGGTTTCGTGCATCAACCAGCCAAGTGGTTTCTGGTAGCAAGAGCAAAGGGTTGGAGAACAATGGATTCAAAGCTGAGGTGAGGAACGGTGCCACCTCAGGTAAAAAGAGGGGCCGGAAACCAAAAGAACGCCCCCTGATGGACGAGTCTCTACAAACAAAGACAGATGCCCTCACCACCGCCCAAAATTCACCTCCAGCCATGACCCCTCCCTCTTGCTCAGCACAGTCCCCAGCCCTGATCCCTGACCAAACGGACAGTGATGATCCAGGCCAGGAGAGGCAAATCCCCCCCTCTGCCTCCAGACGGAACAAAACCAAGAAGATCTTTTTGTCAGAGTAG
- the znf512b gene encoding zinc finger protein 512B isoform X1 — protein sequence MESSSGPRLGKLSSPGLPRGQTPKHGHPQEFVRSTPCPENNNKHSLMCDDQADGKRKGRPKTDGQELRSIPAHLIIQWKEEFKRRSRVKCPCTGCWLEFPSIYGVKYHYQRCQGPTVAEKLSHGCPYCEAAFATKVRLEKHKLWNHPERVSKDAKEQQLLKIPVKSNIKKRPMENSPPSPVFFKVKKTYEVSAPSQNGELTHLKSERKVHSQIPASQQIHPSSHTVQSQSQSQSTSSDAGGSESEGGSLPSSYPDEDPERMRHRRKQKTPKKFTGEQPSISGTFGLKGMTKVEEKLKAGRVKRPEGCGFSDEPQRRPSSAQSSKKEPVTASSGGVSDTQWQRTISERGEVVCPTCSIVTRKTIHGLKKHMEICQKLQDALKCQQCQKQFRSKAGLNYHTMAEHSTKPSGSEGQTGNEHEERERLRRVLKQMGRIKCPTEGCSAHFSSLMGYQYHQQRCGREFSDDERPVFLCQHCGKSYRSKAGRDYHIRTEHPPTITTVTTATNANNYKNNITDTNNNTGKERGISEDSPLVGKKKEQNLLERKDWPEKIPTSQPKERDLEKEEERKQSKEKAAQIKNQGEDFERTPSGRVRRQSAQVAVFHLQEIAEDELAKDWGTKRRIKDDLVPDSKRLNYTRPGLPNFSPELLETWKNQVKEKGFICCTNANCEAVYSSVSGLKAHLANCSQGGGEMGKYTCLICQKEFSSESGVKYHISKTHSQNWFRASTSQVVSGSKSKGLENNGFKAEVRNGATSGKKRGRKPKERPLMDESLQTKTDALTTAQNSPPAMTPPSCSAQSPALIPDQTDSDDPGQERQIPPSASRRNKTKKIFLSE from the exons ATGGAGAGCTCCAGTGGCCCCAGGCTTGGGAAGCTGTCCTCACCAGGCCTGCCAAGGGGCCAAACACCCAAGCATGGTCATCCCCAGGAGTTTGTTAGAAGCACGCCGTGccctgaaaacaacaacaaacata GTTTAATGTGTGACGACCAAGCAGATGGGAAGAGAAAAGGTCGGCCTAAGACTGACGGTCAGGAGCTTAGGAGCATTCCT GCCCATTTGATAATACAATGGAAGGAAGAGTTCAAGCGCCGCTCCAGGGTTAAATGTCCATGTACAGGCTGTTGGCTAGAATTTCCCAGCATCTATGGCGTTAAATACCACTATCAACGCTGCCAAGGA CCCACTGTAGCTGAGAAGCTGAGTCACGGCTGTCCCTACTGTGAGGCAGCTTTTGCCACAAAAGTACGGCTGGAGAAGCACAAACTGTGGAACCACCCAGAGAGAGTTAGCAAGGACGCCAAGGAACAGCAGCTTCTTAAGATTCCTGTCAAATCCAACATCAAGAAAAG GCCTATGGAGAACAGTCCGCCATCGCCGGTGTTCTTTAAGGTGAAAAAAACGTATGAGGTTTCCGCACCGTCTCAGAATGGAGAACTAACCCACCTCAAGAGTGAGAGGAAAGTACACAGTCAGATCCCGGCTTCACAGCAGATTCACCCATCGTCGCACACAGTTCAGTCTCAGTCGCAGTCACAAAGCACATCATCCGACGCAGGAGGGAGTGAAAGTGAAGGCGGGAGTCTTCCCTCCTCTTACCCCGACGAAGATCCAGAGCGAATGAGGCACA GACGGAAGCAAAAAACTCCCAAGAAATTCACCGGAGAACAGCCGTCAATATCCGGGACATTTGGGCTGAAAG GCATGACTAAGGTCGAGGAGAAGCTGAAGGCAGGTCGTGTGAAGAGACCAGAGGGCTGTGGGTTCAGCGATGAGCCTCAGAGAAGACCCTCATCTGCTCAGTCCTCCAAGAAAGAGCCAGTGACAGCAAGCTCGG GTGGTGTTTCTGACACTCAGTGGCAGCGAACAATCTCGGAGCGAGGTGAAGTGGTGTGCCCGACTTGCTCCATTGTCACCAGGAAAACAATCCATGGTCTGAAGAAACACATGGAGATCTGCCAGAAG CTCCAGGATGCCCTAAAGTGCCAGCAGTGCCAGAAACAGTTCCGGTCCAAAGCTGGTCTAAACTACCACACCATGGCAGAACACAGCACCAAG CCCTCAGGGAGCGAAGGCCAGACGGGCAACGAGCACGAAGAGAGAGAACGGCTGCGGCGAGTGCTCAAACAGATGGGACGAATCAAGTGTCCTACTGAG GGTTGTTCAGCCCACTTTTCCAGTCTGATGGGCTACCAGTATCACCAGCAGCGTTGTGGAAGAGAGTTTTCTGATGATGAGAGGCCTGTGTTTCTGTGCCAGCACTGTGGGAAGAGCTACCGCTCCAAGGCAGGCAGAGACTACCACATACGCACTGAGCACCCGCCGACCATCACCACCGTCACGACAGCGACAAATGCCAATAACTACAAGAACAACATCACTGACACCAACAACAATACAGGCAAGGAAAGG gGGATCTCTGAAGATTCTCCGTTAGTagggaagaaaaaagagcaaaacttGCTCGAGAGGAAAGACTGGCCGGAGAAAATCCCAACCAGCCAGCCTAAAGAGAGAGACTTGgaaaaggaagaggagagaaaacaaagcaaagagaaaGCAGCACAAATTAAGAATCAGGGGGAGGACTTTGAAAGGACACCCAGCGGCCGAGTGAGGCGGCAGTCTGCTCAGGTGGCCGTGTTCCACCTGCAGGAGATAGCAGAGGATGAGCTGGCCAAAGACTGGGGCACCAAGCGACGCATCAAGGACGACCTGGTGCCTGACAGCAAAAGG TTGAACTACACTCGTCCTGGCCTCCCCAACTTCAGCCCAGAGCTACTGGAGACCTGGAAGAACCAAGTGAAGGAGAAGGGCTTCATTTGCTGCACAAATGCT AATTGTGAAGCTGTATATTCCAGCGTCTCTGGGCTGAAGGCACACCTTGCCAACTGCAGCCAG ggTGGTGGTGAAATGGGAAAGTACACCTGTCTGATCTGTCAGAAGGAGTTTAGCTCAGAGAGCGGTGTTAAATATCATATTAGTAAGACACACTCACAG AACTGGTTTCGTGCATCAACCAGCCAAGTGGTTTCTGGTAGCAAGAGCAAAGGGTTGGAGAACAATGGATTCAAAGCTGAGGTGAGGAACGGTGCCACCTCAGGTAAAAAGAGGGGCCGGAAACCAAAAGAACGCCCCCTGATGGACGAGTCTCTACAAACAAAGACAGATGCCCTCACCACCGCCCAAAATTCACCTCCAGCCATGACCCCTCCCTCTTGCTCAGCACAGTCCCCAGCCCTGATCCCTGACCAAACGGACAGTGATGATCCAGGCCAGGAGAGGCAAATCCCCCCCTCTGCCTCCAGACGGAACAAAACCAAGAAGATCTTTTTGTCAGAGTAG
- the znf512b gene encoding zinc finger protein 512B isoform X2 has protein sequence MESSSGPRLGKLSSPGLPRGQTPKHGHPQEFVRSTPCPENNNKHSLMCDDQADGKRKGRPKTDGQELRSIPAHLIIQWKEEFKRRSRVKCPCTGCWLEFPSIYGVKYHYQRCQGPTVAEKLSHGCPYCEAAFATKVRLEKHKLWNHPERVSKDAKEQQLLKIPVKSNIKKRPMENSPPSPVFFKVKKTYEVSAPSQNGELTHLKSERKVHSQIPASQQIHPSSHTVQSQSQSQSTSSDAGGSESEGGSLPSSYPDEDPERMRHRRKQKTPKKFTGEQPSISGTFGLKGMTKVEEKLKAGRVKRPEGCGFSDEPQRRPSSAQSSKKEPVTASSGGVSDTQWQRTISERGEVVCPTCSIVTRKTIHGLKKHMEICQKLQDALKCQQCQKQFRSKAGLNYHTMAEHSTKPSGSEGQTGNEHEERERLRRVLKQMGRIKCPTEHCGKSYRSKAGRDYHIRTEHPPTITTVTTATNANNYKNNITDTNNNTGKERGISEDSPLVGKKKEQNLLERKDWPEKIPTSQPKERDLEKEEERKQSKEKAAQIKNQGEDFERTPSGRVRRQSAQVAVFHLQEIAEDELAKDWGTKRRIKDDLVPDSKRLNYTRPGLPNFSPELLETWKNQVKEKGFICCTNANCEAVYSSVSGLKAHLANCSQGGGEMGKYTCLICQKEFSSESGVKYHISKTHSQNWFRASTSQVVSGSKSKGLENNGFKAEVRNGATSGKKRGRKPKERPLMDESLQTKTDALTTAQNSPPAMTPPSCSAQSPALIPDQTDSDDPGQERQIPPSASRRNKTKKIFLSE, from the exons ATGGAGAGCTCCAGTGGCCCCAGGCTTGGGAAGCTGTCCTCACCAGGCCTGCCAAGGGGCCAAACACCCAAGCATGGTCATCCCCAGGAGTTTGTTAGAAGCACGCCGTGccctgaaaacaacaacaaacata GTTTAATGTGTGACGACCAAGCAGATGGGAAGAGAAAAGGTCGGCCTAAGACTGACGGTCAGGAGCTTAGGAGCATTCCT GCCCATTTGATAATACAATGGAAGGAAGAGTTCAAGCGCCGCTCCAGGGTTAAATGTCCATGTACAGGCTGTTGGCTAGAATTTCCCAGCATCTATGGCGTTAAATACCACTATCAACGCTGCCAAGGA CCCACTGTAGCTGAGAAGCTGAGTCACGGCTGTCCCTACTGTGAGGCAGCTTTTGCCACAAAAGTACGGCTGGAGAAGCACAAACTGTGGAACCACCCAGAGAGAGTTAGCAAGGACGCCAAGGAACAGCAGCTTCTTAAGATTCCTGTCAAATCCAACATCAAGAAAAG GCCTATGGAGAACAGTCCGCCATCGCCGGTGTTCTTTAAGGTGAAAAAAACGTATGAGGTTTCCGCACCGTCTCAGAATGGAGAACTAACCCACCTCAAGAGTGAGAGGAAAGTACACAGTCAGATCCCGGCTTCACAGCAGATTCACCCATCGTCGCACACAGTTCAGTCTCAGTCGCAGTCACAAAGCACATCATCCGACGCAGGAGGGAGTGAAAGTGAAGGCGGGAGTCTTCCCTCCTCTTACCCCGACGAAGATCCAGAGCGAATGAGGCACA GACGGAAGCAAAAAACTCCCAAGAAATTCACCGGAGAACAGCCGTCAATATCCGGGACATTTGGGCTGAAAG GCATGACTAAGGTCGAGGAGAAGCTGAAGGCAGGTCGTGTGAAGAGACCAGAGGGCTGTGGGTTCAGCGATGAGCCTCAGAGAAGACCCTCATCTGCTCAGTCCTCCAAGAAAGAGCCAGTGACAGCAAGCTCGG GTGGTGTTTCTGACACTCAGTGGCAGCGAACAATCTCGGAGCGAGGTGAAGTGGTGTGCCCGACTTGCTCCATTGTCACCAGGAAAACAATCCATGGTCTGAAGAAACACATGGAGATCTGCCAGAAG CTCCAGGATGCCCTAAAGTGCCAGCAGTGCCAGAAACAGTTCCGGTCCAAAGCTGGTCTAAACTACCACACCATGGCAGAACACAGCACCAAG CCCTCAGGGAGCGAAGGCCAGACGGGCAACGAGCACGAAGAGAGAGAACGGCTGCGGCGAGTGCTCAAACAGATGGGACGAATCAAGTGTCCTACTGAG CACTGTGGGAAGAGCTACCGCTCCAAGGCAGGCAGAGACTACCACATACGCACTGAGCACCCGCCGACCATCACCACCGTCACGACAGCGACAAATGCCAATAACTACAAGAACAACATCACTGACACCAACAACAATACAGGCAAGGAAAGG gGGATCTCTGAAGATTCTCCGTTAGTagggaagaaaaaagagcaaaacttGCTCGAGAGGAAAGACTGGCCGGAGAAAATCCCAACCAGCCAGCCTAAAGAGAGAGACTTGgaaaaggaagaggagagaaaacaaagcaaagagaaaGCAGCACAAATTAAGAATCAGGGGGAGGACTTTGAAAGGACACCCAGCGGCCGAGTGAGGCGGCAGTCTGCTCAGGTGGCCGTGTTCCACCTGCAGGAGATAGCAGAGGATGAGCTGGCCAAAGACTGGGGCACCAAGCGACGCATCAAGGACGACCTGGTGCCTGACAGCAAAAGG TTGAACTACACTCGTCCTGGCCTCCCCAACTTCAGCCCAGAGCTACTGGAGACCTGGAAGAACCAAGTGAAGGAGAAGGGCTTCATTTGCTGCACAAATGCT AATTGTGAAGCTGTATATTCCAGCGTCTCTGGGCTGAAGGCACACCTTGCCAACTGCAGCCAG ggTGGTGGTGAAATGGGAAAGTACACCTGTCTGATCTGTCAGAAGGAGTTTAGCTCAGAGAGCGGTGTTAAATATCATATTAGTAAGACACACTCACAG AACTGGTTTCGTGCATCAACCAGCCAAGTGGTTTCTGGTAGCAAGAGCAAAGGGTTGGAGAACAATGGATTCAAAGCTGAGGTGAGGAACGGTGCCACCTCAGGTAAAAAGAGGGGCCGGAAACCAAAAGAACGCCCCCTGATGGACGAGTCTCTACAAACAAAGACAGATGCCCTCACCACCGCCCAAAATTCACCTCCAGCCATGACCCCTCCCTCTTGCTCAGCACAGTCCCCAGCCCTGATCCCTGACCAAACGGACAGTGATGATCCAGGCCAGGAGAGGCAAATCCCCCCCTCTGCCTCCAGACGGAACAAAACCAAGAAGATCTTTTTGTCAGAGTAG